The genomic DNA TGCGATGATCTTACATTAAATATTTTTGCGGTAAGTAGTGAAGTATGGGGGTTTTGCGTGTGGGCTGTGTTCGCGTTTGATGATGCTGGTGTACTTCGAGACATTAACGAGGTGCACCGGCGGAGTTTGGTGTACTTCGCGGCATTAACGAGGTGCACCGGCGGGCTTAGGTGTACTTCGCAGACTTAACGAGGTGCACCGGCGGAGTTTGGTGTACTTCGCAGACTTAACGAGGTGCACCGGCTGGTTTTGGTGTACTTCGCAGACTTAACGAGGTACACCGGCTGGTTTTGGTGTACTTCGCAGACTTAACGAGGTTCACCGGCGGGCTTAGGTGTACTTCGCGACATTAACGAGGTGCACCGGCGGAGTTTGGTGTACTTCGCAGACTTAACGAGGTGCACCGGCGGGCTTAGGTGTACTTCGCAGACTTAACGAGGTGCACCGGCGGGCTTAGGTGTACTTCGCAGACTTAACGAGGTGCACCGGCGGAGTTTGGTGTACTTCGCAGCATTAACGAGGTGCACCGGCGGAGTTTGGTGTACTTCGCAGACTTAACGAGGTGCACCGGCGGGCTTTGGTGTACTTCGCAGACTTAACGAGGTGCACCGGCTGGCTTTGGTGTACTTCGCAGACTTAACGAGGTACCCCGGCTGGTTTTGGTGTACTTCGCAGACTTAACGAGGTGCACCGGCGGAGTTTGGTGTACTTCGCAGACTTGACGAGGTGCACCAAGCCATCCACACGGCAGACTCATTACAATTAATATTACAAAACACTGCAGAAAATCATTAAAGAGGTGACCAACATGGCAATTCGCTATGAACATATTAAAACGTGCAAACAGACCGGTGCACGACTCGGCAAGCTTCATACACCGCACGGTGTCATAGATACGCCGATTTTCATGCCGGTCGGAACACTTGCAACGGTTAAGACGATGTCTCCGGAAGAGCTTGCGGATATCGGTTCGCAGATTATTTTATCGAACACGTATCACTTATGGCTGCGTCCGGGTAACGATATTGTTAAGGAAGCCGGCGGCCTGCACAAGTTTATGAACTGGGATAAGCCGATTCTTACAGACTCGGGCGGTTTCCAGGTATTCAGCTTAAGCCACCGCCGTAAAATTACTGAAGAGGGTGTGCATTTCCGCAGTCATCTTGACGGTTCAAAACTGTTTTTAGGACCTGAAGGTGCTATGGATATTCAGCACGATCTCGGCTCTGATATTATGATGAGCTTTGATGAGTGTGCGGCGATTCCGTCGACTCACGACTACGTTAAAAAATCGGTTGAGCGTACGACACGCTGGGCTGACCGCGGCTTAAACCACCACATTAAAAAAGGACACGATAAACACCAGGCGCTTTTTGGTATCGTCCAGGGCGGCGAGTACAAAGACCTGCGTGAGCAGAGTGCAAAAGATTTAGTGGCAATGGACTTCCCGGGGTATTCAATCGGCGGACTTTCCGTCGGTGAACCAAAACCTGTCATGTACAGAGTGCTGGAAGAAACAGTACATCTTTTACCGGAAGACAAACCGAGATATTTAATGGGTATCGGTTCTCCGGATGCATTAATCGAAGGTGTTATCCGCGGCGTCGATATGTTCGACTGCGTGCTGCCGACACGTATTGCACGTAACGGTACGACGATGACGTCACAGGGACGCGTCGTTGTGAAAAACAAAATATACGAACGTGATTTCACGCCGCTTGATCCGAATTGCGACTGCTATACTTGTAAAAACTATACGCGCGCGTATCTCAGACATCTGTTCAAAGCGAATGAGACGCTCGGATTGAGACTTACTACTTATCATAATCTTTATTTTCTGTTAAACTTAATGGAAGATGTTCGAACTGCAATTTTAAATGATAATTTATTGGATTTTAAAGAAGCATTTTTCGAATCTTATGGATTGAATAAAGAAAATCCGAAAAATTTCTAAGCAGGAGGAAATTGCGCAATGGAATTACTCGTAACTTTCGCACCGATAATCGTTTTAGTTTTAGTTATGTATTTCTTAATGATCCGCCCGGCTCAAAAGAGACAGAAGCAGGTTCAGGAAATGCAGGCAGGACTGCAAAAAGGCGATGAAGTTATTACAATCGGCGGCATGCACGGCACAGTAGAATCATTCGACCAGAAGCACATGTACCTACGTACTGACGAGTCGGCTGTTCTTAAGTTTGACCGTGTTGCACTAAAAGAAGTTGTAAAATAAATACATGAAAACCAAAGTCGGCGTTCGTCGGCTTTTTTTATTTAACTTTGGAATTTTTAACGTTATAATTAACTCATTGTAAAAGTTAGAGGTGTACACGTGAAAAAGAAATCCAGTAAATTAATTATTGCTCTGATGATTGTTGTCGTACTGTTTACAACAATCGCATTAACGCTGAAAGATGTATTGAATGATGTAAATCTCGGACTGGATCTCCAGGGCGGTTTTGAAGTGCTTTATCAGGTTGAACCGCTTGAAGAAGGGGATACGATTGATGAGAAGGCGGTCCGGAGTACAGCATCCACGCTGGACGCGAGGGTTAACGTACTCGGTGTTTCCGAACCGAATATACAAATCGAGGATAACAACAGAATCCGGGTGCAGCTTGCAGGTGTCGATGATCAGCAGGAAGCCCGCGAGCTGTTAAGTACGCAGGCTGAACTGACAATCCGTGACGTGGACGATAATGTTCTGTTATCCGGTAAAGATCTTGTCCAGGGCGGAGCTTCGCAGGACTATGATGAGATGAATAACGCTATGGTATCTCTTGAACTGCGGGATAACAACAAATTTAAAGAAGTGACTGAAGAAATTTCAAAAAGACCGCCGGGTGAAAACCTGATGGTTATATGGATGGACTTCGTTGAAGGTGAAGATTCATTTAAAACCGAAGTTCTGAAAGAAGATCCGAAATTCATCTCTGCACCGACAGTATCACAGCCGATCAACTCGACTGACGTGATGATTTCAGGCGGATTTGAAGGGCAGGAAGGTGTAGAGCGTGCACAGAATATAGCCGCGCTCTTAAACTCCGGTTCACTGCCGGTTAAACTGACAGAAGTGTATTCCACTTCAGTAGGTGCCCAGTTCGGTGAACAGGCGCTAGATGAGACGGTTACTGCCGGTTTAATCGGTGTTGCGCTCGTCTTCCTGTTTATGCTGATATTCTACCGTATCCCGGGACTCGTTGCAGTCATTACACTGACGGTTTATATATTCCTGACACTTGCAGGGTTTAATGCAATCAGCGGTGTACTGACACTGCCGGGTATTGCGGCACTGATTTTAGGTGTCGGTATGGCAGTCGATGCGAACATTATACTGTATGAACGGCTGAAAGATGAACTGCGCATCGGACGCAGCTTAAAACAGGCTTATATAAAAGCGGCATCCTCTTCACTGTGGACGATAGTGGATGCCAACCTGACGACATTAATTGCTGCAGTAGTACTGTTCATTTTTGGTACGAGCAGTGTTAAAGGTTTTGCAACAATGCTGATGCTGTCGATTATAATGAGCTTTGTCACAGCAGTATTCCTGACCCGTGTCATTATGTCACTGTTCGTTCAGTCGAACTACGCACGCGGTAAAAACGGCTGGTTCGGTGTCAGTACGAAAAATACACACAGCATTTCAGAAGGTAAGGATATTGAAGACTTAACCACACCGTGGGACCGTTTTGATTTTATCAAACACGCGAATAAGTTTTTCATCTTCAGCGGGCTGCTCCTCGCAGCAGGTCTGATAATCCTGTTTATCTTTAAGCTGAATCTCGGTATCGACTTCACGAGCGGTACGAGAGCGGATATTACTACGGACGGCAATGCATCTGT from Jeotgalicoccus saudimassiliensis includes the following:
- the tgt gene encoding tRNA guanosine(34) transglycosylase Tgt — translated: MAIRYEHIKTCKQTGARLGKLHTPHGVIDTPIFMPVGTLATVKTMSPEELADIGSQIILSNTYHLWLRPGNDIVKEAGGLHKFMNWDKPILTDSGGFQVFSLSHRRKITEEGVHFRSHLDGSKLFLGPEGAMDIQHDLGSDIMMSFDECAAIPSTHDYVKKSVERTTRWADRGLNHHIKKGHDKHQALFGIVQGGEYKDLREQSAKDLVAMDFPGYSIGGLSVGEPKPVMYRVLEETVHLLPEDKPRYLMGIGSPDALIEGVIRGVDMFDCVLPTRIARNGTTMTSQGRVVVKNKIYERDFTPLDPNCDCYTCKNYTRAYLRHLFKANETLGLRLTTYHNLYFLLNLMEDVRTAILNDNLLDFKEAFFESYGLNKENPKNF
- the secDF gene encoding protein translocase subunit SecDF; translated protein: MKKKSSKLIIALMIVVVLFTTIALTLKDVLNDVNLGLDLQGGFEVLYQVEPLEEGDTIDEKAVRSTASTLDARVNVLGVSEPNIQIEDNNRIRVQLAGVDDQQEARELLSTQAELTIRDVDDNVLLSGKDLVQGGASQDYDEMNNAMVSLELRDNNKFKEVTEEISKRPPGENLMVIWMDFVEGEDSFKTEVLKEDPKFISAPTVSQPINSTDVMISGGFEGQEGVERAQNIAALLNSGSLPVKLTEVYSTSVGAQFGEQALDETVTAGLIGVALVFLFMLIFYRIPGLVAVITLTVYIFLTLAGFNAISGVLTLPGIAALILGVGMAVDANIILYERLKDELRIGRSLKQAYIKAASSSLWTIVDANLTTLIAAVVLFIFGTSSVKGFATMLMLSIIMSFVTAVFLTRVIMSLFVQSNYARGKNGWFGVSTKNTHSISEGKDIEDLTTPWDRFDFIKHANKFFIFSGLLLAAGLIILFIFKLNLGIDFTSGTRADITTDGNASVEQVESELESLGIPPENLTVSGEDTVVARYGVDLAQEEVTSMQTHFNDMYGHEPMVSTVSPVIGQELAQNAIIALIIASVGIIIYASIRFEWRMALPAVVALLHDVLIILAVFSIFRIEVDITIIAAVLTVVGYSINDTIVTMDRIRENNRKIKVFRSEAEINMVINRSLRQTATRSINTVLTVLIVVVFLVFFGAASIFNFSLALLIGLVSGVYSSFFIAIQLWGVLKRRQLRKLGGEVTVYTEKSKNDDKVVV
- the yajC gene encoding preprotein translocase subunit YajC; translation: MELLVTFAPIIVLVLVMYFLMIRPAQKRQKQVQEMQAGLQKGDEVITIGGMHGTVESFDQKHMYLRTDESAVLKFDRVALKEVVK